TCACTGATCCTAGTAGTGGAATTAACAGTAGAGAGAGACTACAAGGATATATTAGCATCTTATGGGAAGGATGCTATGACCTCTTAAGGTCACAAAACATGCACTATTCCCCCGGAGGTGTTGATGGAGAGAATAATTATCAAGCCCATTTAAGTGCATTCAAGACATTCCTAGGGTTCACATTATTTTTTCAGGGTTATTCTCGTACTTACACCCAGAAAGTACACATTTAACCGGTTAAAGACGAAGCTAACTATAAAAACCATTTAGATTGACCCCATGCATTTGGCTACGCAGAAGGAACGCTCTTCTTGGCACACACCTGCTTGAATATATCCAATGCAGATTTTCCTGGTTGTGTATATAGCCTTTATCTGCCGGATATGTATTTTAGCAGATGAAGAGGCTAAACTCAAGGAAGTGATTCTGGATATCAAAAATCCAAATTCTTCCTACATAAACACATTCAACAGAAACCCTTATGGATTAGATGTCAAGATACACGTTGCAAATGCTGGCCATAGGATATCTTCCGTAGCTGAAAGTGAAGCTCCCATATGGACCTCTTCCAATGGTTATTGTTGTGACCATGTTGCCATTGTTAGGTGCAACGAAGGCAACTGTTGTTCAAGTAAATATGTGGCAAGACTTATGGCTGTCTATACTAGTGATGGTAACGGAGCAAGGAAGCCATTctactatgaaaaggatgggTCATCATGGAAGGCTattgaggaagaaaagttttACGACAGCTTCCATATTAGAGGATCCAAGGAGTCAAAGCTACAAACCATTGTTTTAAACCTAGGTGGAGATAATGAACATAAAAAGTTTTACATCAACAATTCTCCCAactttccattccttgcATACACTCCGAACATGGGCTACCGCATTAAAAAGGTAATTTATAAAACCGCCCTAGGACACAGAGATAACCGTATACATGTAGTATGGTCGAGAAAGTCAAAGGATGAGCATTGCATTTACGCTTCCTTTTATCCAAAGAAGGAGCCGAAAATTGGCTACCTGGTTATAGAAACTAAGAATGGTTTGCAGGAAAGGTTTTATGCTCAAACAGGTAcctttggaggatggagTGCTATTACAAAGGAAGACTACCTGAATAGGttaaagaatgaaaaatttgaCGCAAGTAGCTTTAAAAATAGGATAACAATGGATGTGAGAGATGTAGATTCAAAGGACATATATACTGAAAAATACACCAGTGGAGACTTTAACTCTTATACAAGAGTCCCTCTTCCTGGgtttattcttgaaaaGGTCGTTGATGACACTCTTACAATCTGGGAAGGCGCcaaaaatggagagaaaTGCATTCATGCAAATACTAATTCTGTAAAGGGTTTATGTTATACAGCATGTTTGTTAATTAGAGGTGCAGATAATGAGCGTAAAGTTTCTTATTTTGCCAATAAGAATGGGAAATGGGTTAGTGTAGATAACCTAACATACACGAGTCTAATAGCTGAGAGAAAGGATCCAGCTTATACTCATAAAGCCACAGGTAAAATTGTGATGAGTAGTTTTAAGAATAGGCAAGACCTACGGATTGTGACATATGCCTCAAAGGTTGACGATTCCAAGGGAGACATTATTCTCGTCCATGGAATCCGTTCATATTTTGCGGGAGAATTTTTAGAATACAATATGGAGTGGATTTATGAGCATTTTGGATACCCAGTCTCTCCAGACATGGatggaatatttttaagaGACAAAATGTACACAGATGATAACGCTACAAAATATAGATTCCTATTTGAGTATGCATATCTAGACGGAGGACTAGCATTTAAGGTGTTTCCCCACCTTCAATATGAGGGTAGCTTTGTGGAATCCCTAAACATGATGGGTTACAACGTATACGGTTTAGATTTACAATCTCAGGGCTATTCTGATTCCAACACACCCGCAAGATGTCATGTTAagaattttaaagattaCATTTACGACACTCTCCAGTTTGTCAgcattgtaaagagagGTAAATTTGAGGATTCCTCTCAAACATGGAATGAGGATTTAGTCTACAAGAACATTCCTACAGATAAAAAGACATTCTTGCTCGGATTTTCAATGGGTGGTAACATTATTGTCCAAGCGGTTCAGgagttttacaagaatGCAAAAGAGGGAGCACGGCTTATAGACGGCCTCATGATTGTCTCCGGAATGTTTAATATTGATTGTAACTTGAATACAAGAGCAAAGAGAGCAGCATCACATTTTCTTTTCCTAGGTGCATGGTTCATTCCTAAAAAACAATCGCCGTACGAGAACGTCACAGATTACGGCAAGAATTTTGACATATTCACAAGATATAAGGATCCCCTATTTTATGTTCATGGTACTACACATAACTTGTTACGTGAAATGTTTAGTGCCTGTAAATATGTAAAGAAACCTAAGAATATGGTACACTACCCAAAGGATTTGCCAACCATTTTAATTCACTCCAAGGATGACCACATATGTGACATCAAGGGACCAAGAAGAATGGTTGAAAAGTACTTTaaggataatgaaaatATGAAATTTATAGAACTAGATGCTGGTATACACCATCTAACCGTTCCTAAATCACTTTTCCTTACTAAAACTCACATTAGGGAATGGTTAGAGAAACATACTCCTTCAGCCACCAATTCTAACGCAGTTGATAAACCAACAATGTAGATAAAATGCAgtaatttgtaatgtttCTATATTCTTATACAGGTATACTGGTAGGTATAAGCATGAATGATTCAAGAGGTTTATAGTTTCTAACGGATGATAGCTCAACTTACTATTATGCAAGTTTTGGAGGTGAGGATAAGGAGAGTGGTAACAGGAGATGACTGGTGTTATGaactcggtggaagttggTGATTGGATAGACATTGAGCTAATTTCTACcgacgtgagtgttgactCTACTACTGACGACTGTGTtgatacttgttcatcttgttccgtggatagtctctctgacggtgagctagttgtgagggagggtgaatatatggatgaggaggtacggctagatggaggaagCAATTGATCCCGATGTAGCGTATACTGACTAGGCTTTAGGTGGAGGTGGAACTCTAATCATGGGGAATGGATTTATCCAAGAGGAGGTATAGAGCATAATGGTCTATAGACTCTAGTAATAATGTCCGGTAGAGGAATAATCATTCAGCTCtcaaaaaacaaaaggtcACCTAATGATGAATATTCTTCCGGGGGTAAGACTATTAAAGTCACAGGATCTGAATTTTACTCTGACTTCCTCAAGTTCACTCATCAGGATAAGGAATCTGGAGGACAGGAACCATTCAACCTTGAGAAAATACAGGATGTTACTGGAAGGATAGGTATACCTCATGATAACGGTAAAGAGGTAACATCAGTTTCCgcttattactggaggCATGATCAGAGTGGTTATACTTATACTGCTTCTGGTAAGGTTATCTTGATAGGAGTTGTCACCACTAGGGgtggaaagaatgaaacCACCTATTATGTCAGAAGTACTGGTAATAATAACTGGATTAAACTTAGTGGTACCTCCACACCTAATCAACTCACTGGTGAGGAACTCGAGCAGAAACTAGATGACCTAGTTTGTCAATACCATAAtggagtaaccattaacCTTACTAAAACTCATTCTGAGACTATTTCCCAGAATAGTGTCAGTGGTGGTAAGAATAAGTACTGTTGCTATTACCACGAAAATCTTAATGGTGGTGAAGGAAAGGTCACTGTTTATAAACAGGAAGTTCGTTGTACACAACATTCTGGCAAAAGTCAAATTACATTCTATAAGCACTATATAGCAGGTCCTTATTTGAAACTTGCCGGTATTGAGTACAATCAAGATGGTAGACGTGGTAAAGTGAAAATGATAACTTTAGATGGACAAACATTTCCCTTTTCCGACGTAACCGCTGTTTATGCCTTCTACTGTACAGGTGAAGCTCCAGTGCTGATCTATCTGGACTCTAATACTGGAACACATTCAGCCAAGGGTTGGTACCAAAGGTCTACTGGTAGTACTCG
This region of Theileria equi strain WA chromosome 1, complete sequence genomic DNA includes:
- a CDS encoding hypothetical protein (encoded by transcript BEWA_022270A) — translated: MQIFLVVYIAFICRICILADEEAKLKEVILDIKNPNSSYINTFNRNPYGLDVKIHVANAGHRISSVAESEAPIWTSSNGYCCDHVAIVRCNEGNCCSSKYVARLMAVYTSDGNGARKPFYYEKDGSSWKAIEEEKFYDSFHIRGSKESKLQTIVLNLGGDNEHKKFYINNSPNFPFLAYTPNMGYRIKKVIYKTALGHRDNRIHVVWSRKSKDEHCIYASFYPKKEPKIGYLVIETKNGLQERFYAQTGTFGGWSAITKEDYLNRLKNEKFDASSFKNRITMDVRDVDSKDIYTEKYTSGDFNSYTRVPLPGFILEKVVDDTLTIWEGAKNGEKCIHANTNSVKGLCYTACLLIRGADNERKVSYFANKNGKWVSVDNLTYTSLIAERKDPAYTHKATGKIVMSSFKNRQDLRIVTYASKVDDSKGDIILVHGIRSYFAGEFLEYNMEWIYEHFGYPVSPDMDGIFLRDKMYTDDNATKYRFLFEYAYLDGGLAFKVFPHLQYEGSFVESLNMMGYNVYGLDLQSQGYSDSNTPARCHVKNFKDYIYDTLQFVSIVKRGKFEDSSQTWNEDLVYKNIPTDKKTFLLGFSMGGNIIVQAVQEFYKNAKEGARLIDGLMIVSGMFNIDCNLNTRAKRAASHFLFLGAWFIPKKQSPYENVTDYGKNFDIFTRYKDPLFYVHGTTHNLLREMFSACKYVKKPKNMVHYPKDLPTILIHSKDDHICDIKGPRRMVEKYFKDNENMKFIELDAGIHHLTVPKSLFLTKTHIREWLEKHTPSATNSNAVDKPTM
- a CDS encoding hypothetical protein (encoded by transcript BEWA_022280A), with protein sequence MTGVMNSVEVGDWIDIELISTDVSVDSTTDDCVDTCSSCSVDSLSDGELVVREGEYMDEERILTRL
- a CDS encoding hypothetical protein (encoded by transcript BEWA_022290A), with translation MSGRGIIIQLSKNKRSPNDEYSSGGKTIKVTGSEFYSDFLKFTHQDKESGGQEPFNLEKIQDVTGRIGIPHDNGKEVTSVSAYYWRHDQSGYTYTASGKVILIGVVTTRGGKNETTYYVRSTGNNNWIKLSGTSTPNQLTGEELEQKLDDLVCQYHNGVTINLTKTHSETISQNSVSGGKNKYCCYYHENLNGGEGKVTVYKQEVRCTQHSGKSQITFYKHYIAGPYLKLAGIEYNQDGRRGKVKMITLDGQTFPFSDVTAVYAFYCTGEAPVLIYLDSNTGTHSAKGWYQRSTGSTRDNTDEQWTKVTDLKGITPDNFSKLECDKYNKLVTTLRELKCDCLKECEEHLIPTPSTSTPAEPPQPSAMIGGETVATGSVLWTAFGSTSGTLAGSAATFFGGWKLYNRYKGDPWVRQI